From the Lathyrus oleraceus cultivar Zhongwan6 chromosome 4, CAAS_Psat_ZW6_1.0, whole genome shotgun sequence genome, one window contains:
- the LOC127136905 gene encoding DNA repair protein RAD5B yields MTERSRKKEKVFRTMENDNVVFRNGNPVLVAQPLTVVRALTSNGDARVLATPPTLNPNSDEFEACKTPMIKVNDEPQEEDVKPSVERRSRLPFDDFLKATNTQVVTVDESMKSMEVESTIPKNTESADVDVVYETQESVKTGFVDESLKSTEVELPIQTEEEAINVNVICETQESIIADPINEATRIQSNEEASKEKEVDINDLEVLKVVKGKEAAVNDEVSVLKVVKKDAVEEKKIPNLEDGEFPVEPGWSLLGRKIEVATSTARGLRRLVDNEIVYFNFPDPNTSYKFQWIVRVSTKRSGVVGRLPMEWAKSVMPLVQSGNVRVQGRCIATPYKLEMMQEIMLLVSFYVHQSVFLESVDTSWRLEACGHINSAAYPLLTLLNMLEIEPYRKADFTPEEMKARKRILKLDSDEASVFPVNKRRKGISEPLPEPNKNEQALSESALNKLVGAAEVFDLEEKKAPTTLMCSLKPYQSQALYWMTEIEKGADDENADRNLHPCWSAYNICNGRTIYVNIFTGEAAKKFPQATQRARGGILADAMGLGKTVMTIALILSNPGRVKSEDSNAESLYDNIFSTKRRNINNVEGGTLIVCPMALLGQWKDELETHSKSGSISIFVHYGGGRTDNVDLLLEYDVVLTTYGVLSASYKSDGENSIYHRVQLFRVVLDEAHHIKAHKSQVAQATIALSSHCRWCLTGTPLQNSLEDLFSLLSFLRIEPWCSWQWWTKLIQKPYEQGDQRALKLVKGILRTLMLRRTKETKDKEGRPILVLPPTDIQLIECEQSESERDFYDALFLRSKVSCP; encoded by the exons ATGACGGAACGTTCTCGAAAAAAAGAGAAGGTTTTCAGAACAATGGAAAACGACAATGTCGTTTTTAGAAACGGAAATCCAGTTCTCGTCGCTCAGCCACTCACCGTTGTCCGCGCCCTAACCAGCAATGGCGACGCTCGTGTTCTTGCCACGCCGCCTACTCTGAACCCTAACTCCGACGAGTTCGAAGCATGCAAAACCCCGATGATCAAGGTGAACGACGAGCCTCAAGAAGAAGATGTCAAACCTTCCGTGGAGCGGCGTTCAAGGCTCCCGTTTGACGATTTTCTAAAGGCTACGAACACACAAGTTGTCACTGTTGACGAATCGATGAAATCAATGGAAGTTGAATCAACGATTCCAAAGAATACGGAGAGTGCCGATGTTGATGTGGTTTATGAGACTCAGGAATCGGTTAAGACTGGATTCGTAGATGAATCGCTGAAGTCAACGGAAGTTGAACTACCTATTCAAACTGAGGAAGAAGCTATCAATGTCAATGTGATTTGTGAAACACAGGAATCCATCATCGCTGATCCGATTAATGAAGCAACGCGGATTCAATCAAATGAAGAAGCTTCCAAGGAGAAGGAAGTAGATATTAATGATTTGGAGGTGTTGAAGGTAGTGAAAGGGAAAGAAGCCGCTGTTAATGACGAAGTTAGTGTTTTGAAGGTGGTGAAGAAAGATGCAGTGGAAGAGAAGAAGATTCCGAATCTTGAGGATGGTGAGTTTCCTGTTGAGCCTGGGTGGTCATTACTCGGAAGGAAGATTGAGGTTGCTACTTCCACAGCTAGAGGACTAAGGAGATTGGTGGATAATGAGATTGTTTATTTCAATTTCCCTGACCCAAATACCTCTTACAAGTTCCAATGGATTGTTCGCGTCTCAACCAAACGTTCTGGAGTG GTTGGGAGGCTGCCAATGGAATGGGCAAAATCTGTCATGCCTCTTGTGCAATCTGGAAATGTTAGGGTTCAAGGCCGATGCATTGCCACACCATATAAATTGGAAATGATGCAAGAAATAATGTTGTTAGTGAG TTTTTATGTTCATCAATCTGTATTCTTGGAGTCTGTTGATACCTCTTGGAGGCTAGAGGCTTGTGGCCACATTAACTCTGCTGCTTACCCCCTCCTTACACTGTTAAACATGCTAGAGATTGAGCCATATAGGAAG GCTGATTTCACCCCTGAGGAAATGAAGGCTCGGAAGCGGATTCTTAAA CTTGATTCAGATGAAGCTTCAGTTTTTCCTGTTAATAAGCGAAGAAAAGGCATCAGTGAGCCACTTCCTGAGCCAAATAAGAATGAACAAGCTCTTTCAGAGTCAGCTTTGAATAAACTTGTTGGAGCTGCTGAAGTCTTTGACTTAGAG GAGAAAAAAGCACCAACAACCCTGATGTGTAGTCTAAAGCCTTACCAGAGTCAAGCTCTGTATTGGATGACAGAAATTGAGAAGGGAGCTgatgatgaaaatgctgatagaAATCTACATCCTTGCTGGTCAGCCTACAATATATGCAATGG AAGGACAATTTATGTGAACATATTTACTGGGGAGGCGGCAAAGAAATTTCCACAAGCAACACAGAGAGCAAGAGGAGGA ATTCTGGCGGATGCAATGGGACTTGGAAAGACTGTTATGACAATTGCTTTGATTCTAAGTAATCCAGGCAGGGTGAAGTCAGAAGACAGTAACGCAGAGAGCCTATATGACAACATTTTCTCAACTAAGAGGAGGAATATTAACAATGTAGAGGGTGGCACTCTGATTGTTTGTCCCATGGCATTATTGGGTCAGTGGAAG GACGAGCTTGAAACACATTCAAAATCAGGCAGCATATCCATATTTGTTCATTATGGTGGGGGTAGAACTGATAATGTTGATTTGTTGTTAGAGTACGACGTTGTCTTGACAACATATGGTGTCCTATCAGCTTCATATAAAAGT GATGGAGAGAATAGCATCTACCACAGGGTCCAATTGTTCAGAGTGGTACTAGACGAAGCTCACCATATTAAAGCCCATAAAAGTCAGGTTGCCCAGGCTACTATTGCCCTGTCCTCACACTGCCGCTGGTGTCTAACTGGAACACCGCTTCAG AATAGTTTGGAGGATCTATTCAGTCTCCTGTCTTTCCTGCGCATTGAACCTTGGTGCAGTTGGCAGTG GTGGACTAAGTTGATTCAAAAGCCCTATGAGCAGGGTGATCAAAGAGCCCTGAAATTGGTCAAGGGAATTTTGAGGACCTTGATGTTAAGAAGAACCAAGGAAACAAAGGATAAAGAAGGAAG GCCTATACTTGTCTTGCCACCAACTGATATTCAATTGATTGAGTGTG